The Dyella sp. 2HG41-7 sequence GCGAGCGCTTGAAATCGTGCTCAGCGGCGACGATTTCGATGCCGATGTCGCGGAGCGCTACGGCTTGGTGAACCGCACGCTCGACGATAAAGACCTCGACGCGTTTGTCGACACGCTGGTACGGCGCATGGATTCGTTCGACCGCGAAACATTGGCTGCAGCGAAAGCCCAGCTCAATCGATTCGGGGTGCCGACCGCTGCCGAACTCAAGTCGAGCACCGATGCATTCTTCTCGACACTGGCCTCGCCAGGCGCGCGAGCGCGACGCGTAAAAATTCGCAACATGGAATACGGCGTTGCGAGCGACTTCGAAATGAATTTTGGAAGTTACCTTCCTTCATTCGGACCAGCGTCCAACGATGCGGCCGTTGCACAGCCGAGCTGATTACAAACGCGCAAGCCTTGGACCCAAAGCACGACAGCCTTTGGGGTCATACCCCATTTGGCGATGACACCAACGGTTGTCGGCGATGCACGTACGTTGCCGACAGACCGGATCTACTCCCGGGGACGCAATTCGCGTATTCCCTTTCCAAGCCTGCGGCGCAGCAGCGTGCGTAGCGTGACGCCGTCCGCATAACCGACTTCTCCGGCGATCTGATCGACGCTGAGCTTGCTGGTTTTCAGCAGTTGAACGGCGCGCTCGATGCGCAAGTCTTGAATGTACTCGACGGGCGTCTTGCCCACGACGGCATCGAGTCGTCGCGACAAGGTGCGCTTGCTGGTTCCCAGCGATTCGGCGATCGCATCGAGCGTGAGCGCCGAATCGAGACGCTCGCGCACCCATCGGTCGAATCGCTCGACCAGCGGATCGGAATGCGCAAGGTGATCGGAAATCACGTAGCCCGACTGCGATAGTCGTGTGTCGTAAACAAGGTATTTGGCGGCAAGCGCCGCAAGTTCGGGGCTGTTGTTGCGGATCAGCCATAGCGCAAGGTCGAGATGACTGAGCGCCGCGCCTGCCGTCACCATCGCGCCACTGGGAACGACAAGGCGATGCGCATCCAGGCACACATCGGGATAGCGCTGACGAAACACCGGTGAAAGCCACCACGTCGTGGTGGCCTCGCAGCCATTGAGCAAGCCGCTTTCCGCCAATACGAACGTGCCGGTGCACGCCGCAGCAAGACGTGCGCCAGCGCCGTGCCACCGACGTAAAACACCGAGCGCATCCACTACATCGTCGCGCCCGAGCGCTGGAAGCAATTGCTCCGCCACGATGTTGCCGAGCGCCGGCACGATCACCCATTCGGGAGTCGGCGCGTTGGCCGCATCGCGCACAGGCACCTGCAGCCCGAGCGCCGTGCGCACCTGCGGTCGTACGCCCATCACCGTCACATCAAAACCCGGCGTGGAAATACCCATCCACTGCGCGAGCGTGTTGGCCGTCGCCAATGCGTCGAGCACGGTGGTCAAGCCCGTATCGAACAAACCTTCCAGCGCAAGCACGGCAATTTTCATGGCACGATCAATACTAAAGATGTCAATCGAGCCAATATTAGCGCACCCAAGCCATTTGTAAAGTTTCGCCCACTGCGCAGCCCACCCTAAGCAATGACTGGAGAAACGACGATGGTGAAATGTGGATTGTTCGTCCGGCTCGAAGCCAAGCCGGGCAAAGAGCAGGCCGTAGCGGATTTTCTTGCCGCCGGCCTAGACATGACGAATCGGGAAGCGGCGACGCCGATCTGGTTCGCCATCCAACTGTCGCCCGCCACGTTCGGCGTCTTCGACGCTTTCGCGAACGAAGCGGGCCGCCAAGCACACCTTAACGGCGATATGGCCAAGGCGCTGATGGCGCGTGCCGGTGAGCTGCTGGCCACTCCGCCGTCGGTGGAGCCGATCGATGTGCTCGCGATGAAGAACGAATTGGGCTGAGTCGCCGCGCCCCGTATCTCGCACTACTGCAAATCGGCAAGGCCGAACGCGCGTGGATACGGGGTGCGCTCTTTATCGACTTGCGTCTTCCACCTTTGCTCAACACCGGCACGACGTTGATTGATTCACGCAAAACGTCGTGCGCCTCACAAAACTTTTGGAGATTGAAATGCACGCATTACGAAAGAAGATCGCTGTTGCCTTGCTGCTCGCCTTGGGCGGCCCGATGGCTCACGCCGCGGCAACACCTGCCGCAAAAGATATTGTCATCGTCCATGGCGCATTGGTGGACGGCTCAGGCTGGCACGCCGTGCACGATATTCTGATCAAAGACGGTTTCCATGTAACCATCGTGCAAGAGCCGCTCACCAGCCTTGCCGACGATGTCGATGCCACCAAGCGTGTTCTGGATCAACAGAACGGCCCGGTCGTGTTGGTGGGTCATAGCTATGGCGGCTCCGTGATTACGGAAGCCGGCGCCGATCCGAAAGTCAGCGCGCTTGTGTATGTGTCTGCGCTGCAGCCCGATGTCGGCGAAGCCAGCGGTCAATTGCTGTCGAAGTTCGCCGCACCCAACGATGCGATGCGGGCAACGCCGGACAAATATTTCTACCTGCCGGCGGAGAAATTCCGCGCGACTTATGCGGCGGATCTCTCACCTGCACAGGCTGCGTTCCTAGCCGATTCGCAGCAGCCGCTCGCGCAGAAAGCGATGGCTGCGCCCATCTCCGTGGCGGCATGGCACACCAAACCCAGCTATGCGGTGCTTACCACGGAAGATCGCATCGTCAGCCCAGAGCTTCAGCGCTGGATGTATCAACGCTCGAACGCCAAGGTGACGGAAATTGCCGCAAGCCACGCTTCATTTATGTCGCAACCGGTAACGGTCGCTCGCGTGATCGAGGCTGCTGCAAAGCAGACGAATTGATGGCCGACTATCTCGATGGGGGGCGCTCCCCCATCGCAGATATGCGCTTTGTGTCATCCGCGCACCCTGGTCATCGCCTCACAACCTCTCAATTTTGACGCTATGCGCACGCCCGTATGTGGGGCGTGTACGTAGTCCTTTGAATCCACCACGGGTGTGCTCGTATGTTTTTACTTATCCTTGCCTACTTCGGCGGCGTGTTGACTATCCTCAGTCCGTGCATCTTGCCGGTGCTGCCTTTTGTTTTCGCGCGCGCGGATCGTCCGTTCACACGCAATGGATTGCCGATGTTGATCGGCATGGCGCTAACGTTTGCCCTGGTGGCTAGCTTGGCCGCGGTGGGCGGCGGATGGGCCATTCGCGCCAACCAGTACGGCCGCATCGTCGCCTTGGCGGTGCTTGCCGTGCTTGGCCTCACGTTGATGTCAGAACGAATCGCCGATTGGATTAGCCGTCCATTCGTCGCGCTCGGCAACAAGCTCGCTCCGCATGGCGACAGCGAAAACGATTCAGTGCTGTCGGCAGCTGCTCTGGGCGTTGCGACCGGGTTGCTGTGGGCGCCTTGTGCGGGCCCGATCTTGGGCTTGCTGCTTACCGGCGCGGCGCTTAACGGGGCCAACGTGCAAACCACGTTGTTGCTGCTCGTGTATGCGACGGGCGCTGCAACGTCGTTGGCGTTGGCGCTGGCCATCGGCGGGCGTGTGTTCGCGCTGATGAAGCGTTCGCTGGGTGTCGGCGAGTGGGTGCGTCGCGGATTAGGTTTGCTGGTCTTGGCCGGTGTCGCCGCCATTGCGCTGGGATTGGATGCCGGATTCCTGACGCGCGTATCGCTGATCAGCATGAGTGGGATCGAACAGACGTTGATCAACGCGATACGTCCTGCGCCTGCTGAGCAAACCACGGTCAAAGCCGGCGCATCGTTACCCGTGGAAGGCGACTTCCCCTCGCTGGATGGCGCAACGCAATGGATCAACAGTCCGCCGCTTACAGCGCAATCGTTACGCGGCAAAGTGGTGCTGGTGGATTTCTGGACCTACTCCTGCATCAACTGCATTCGCGCGCTGCCCTACGTGCGCGGTTGGGCCGACAAATACAAGGATCACGGACTGGTGGTGATCGGCGTGCACTCGCCCGAGTTCGCCTTCGAGAAAGATCCGCGCAATGTCGCCGACGCCATAAAAAATTTGCATGTCGACTATCCGGTAGCGCTCGACGATCACTACGCCATCTGGAAAGGTTTCGATAACGCGTATTGGCCTGCACATTATTTCATCGACGCGCAGGGACAAATTCGCCACCACCATTTCGGCGAAGGCGATTACAAGCAGAGCGAAGACGTCATCCGTCGAATGCTCGCCGACGCCGGCCAAAAGAATCTGCCAGGCGGCTACGTACAACCGGATGCGCAAGGTGCGGAGGCCGCCGGCTCCGGCGACGCCACGCGCTCGCCGGAAACTTACTTGGGTTACGACCGTGCCGAAAATTTTGCGGGCGGCAGCGTGACGCAAGACAGGAGCTCGACATATCAAGTACCGCTCGCACTGACGGCCAACCAGTGGGCACTCGATGGTCATTGGACGATTAACAAAGAAAGCGTGCGGCTCGACAGCAACCTTGGACGCATCGTCTATCGCTTCCGCGCCCGCGACCTGCATGTGGTGTTGGGCCCTGGTCACGACGGTAAGCCCGTGCGTTTCCGCGTGCTGATCGACGGCAAAGTACCTGGCGTCGATCATGGCGCTGACATCGATGCGGATGGCAACGGCGCCGTCACCGCGCAACGCCTCTATCAGCTCGTGCGGCTCGCCAACGATCGTGGTGAGCACACTTTCGAAATTCTGTTCCTCGATCCGGGCGTGCAGGCGTATGCCTTCACGTTTGGCTGATTAGCGCTCAACCTTGGGAGGCCCCATCGCGTGGGGCCTTCCAATCCTTCCCTTACCAACCGACGGTGATAGTAGCCACCGTGGGATTGGCGCCGATCAACGACGAACTGAAACCGCCGACATCGTCATACGGGAAACCGTAAGTCAGTCCGTTGATGCTGTGCGCGTGCCAGAACGACGAGTACGAGTTGGTCGGCGTACTGTTGTAGAAATCCCCCGACGTACTCCACGCCGCCGCGTTCTCGGCGACATGGCGATTCAGCGCGGCACATAACTGCGCCTGGATTTGCAGTTGCTTAGCCGTCGCCACGCCTGCTGCGGCATTGCTGGCGTCGTTGAGCACGCCGTTGCCCAGCAGCACTTCCTGCGTCGTAGGCATGTTGTTGATGTAGTACGTGCCTTGACCATCCGTAAACTGGAATTGATTACCGACGACATTGCCGGTAAACGTGCCCTGCGCATCGGTGAACACCAGCGACTGCGTGCGGTATTGATTCCAGATGGATTGAATGTAGCTGTCCAGATACGTGGCCTGCGCGCCGCCCGCGCCAAAACTTCCATGCGCTGGCGCAACGATGCGATACGGCGCTTGCACCTGCGCCAACGACTGGAACGGTTGCGGTACTTGCGCCACAAATTCCTGGAACAGCGCCGCACGCGATTCCGTCTCGCCCACCGTGTGGTCGTAACCGCTGGGATCTTGCAGCTCTAAACGAATCGGCATGCCAAATTGATCGACGCGCGTGGTGTTGCCGTAGAAATTCGTGGCGTTGATATTCACTTCCACGAAATCGAACGTCACGTCGATATTGGGATCGCTGGGGTTATCGATATTCGGGCCGGTGTAGCCGTACACCGGGTTGCCGACAGCCTGGATATACATCGGGCTGGCGACGCTCAAATAGATGCGCGCGGAAAGAATCTGCGGCACGGTGAACGATTTGCACTGCGAGAACGGAATCGAATAGTTGGCGTAGCTCTGACCGTTCTTGCTCAACGCGCCGTTGTCCCCCGGCGCCATGGGGATAAGGTCGCCAGCGCAGTCGACATGCACAAATGTGCCGGGATGTGCCGGATCTTGTCCGACCATTGTCCAGTAGACCTGGCTGTCGGCATACGTTCCATTGGTGGCGTTAATCAGGTTGAAAGTGGTGCCAGCGGTGGGAAATACAGGACCCGATGGCGAAGGCGTCGGCGTAGGTGTTGGAGACGGTGCAGGCGCCGAATACGTCAGGGTCTGCGTCGACGTGTTGACGGCCGATCCGTCGCTCTGACCGATCGTGAACCAGTAGCTCACCTGCTCGCCGTTGGCGAGACCGGAAACCTGATACGTATTGTCGGTGCCGCTGTTGCTCATGCGCACGTTGAGCTGGCTGCCACCGGCGAGCGTGTAGTGAAGATCCGCCCATGCGCCGCCATCGGCATAGAACTGCGCCACACCGCCCGCCTCGTCGATGGCGCCATAACTCTCAGAAGGTGCGGGAGTCGGAGTTGGCGTTGGTGTCGGAGTTGGCGTTGGCGTTGGTGTCGGTGTCGGTGTCGGTGTCGGCGCGGGAGCTGGCGAACTGCCGCAACTGCCTTGCGATGTCCATGGCTGGCCGCTGCCGGCGCCGCCGTTGTTGGTGGCTGGGTCGTTGCCTTGCGTCCACCAGTTGGCCACGTAATTGATGCCGTTCTCGCTCGCGGTCTGACCTTGCGTATAGACGGCCGAAGCGCTCCAGGCCACCGCGCAGGTTGCCTGCGCATGCACAGTCTGTATCGGCGCAACGGTTAGCGCGGTTGTGGAAAGCGCCGCACAAATCGCGGTGCACAGCGAGCTCAATGCCAGTGTCGACCTGGCCTTCGAAGCATTGCTCTGTTGCATGGACTGTCTCCTTTGCTCTGGATGAAATCATTGCCAAATGAAGGAATGAGGCGATCTCACGGTGCGCATCGACGCAGCCGCGTGGGGACAGTCGCCGTCGGGAGTTTCTGGTTTTCTTGGAGCGCCAGCCGTCGAAAGTACAAGCGCTGTCAAAATGAAAATACAAGCGCTGTCATTTTTCTGTGACTACCGTCTAGCGGACGGCTTTGCTCTGGCCCGCAACAGATGACGGACGGACGAAAAATGAGCCTCATGCGGGCGCGCGCTTGTGCGGGGCCTCGAGGTGCCCTGCCCCGCGGACAAACGACTCGTCAGGATGCGAACGCCGCCCTCAGCGAACGCCGCGTACCGGCCGGATGGTCCAAGCGCTCAACGCGACGAGCACGGCAGCCACTGCGAACAGCGTCGCGAAACTGCCCCCACTCGCCCACAGAATGCCCGGAGCAATAGCCGGCATCAGCGACTGCGGCAGAACGCTCGCGATATTGAAGATGCCAAGGTTTCCCGCCGCGCAGGTTTCGCGTTCCGGCAAGACATCCGTCACCAAAGCAAGACCGGCGGCCAGATACACGCCTTGCGCCGCGCCACCGATCGCCATGCCCGCGAAAAACAATGCATACGAAGGGGCGAATGCAATCATCAGCAACGCCAAGGCATAAACCAGCGCCGCGCCGGACACGAAAACCTTGCGCCGCCCGACGGCATCAGACAAACCACCGCCCAAGGCGCTGAAGATCGCCACCGCGCACGACTGCACCAGCGTGGAGAGAAAGATCAGCCGCGGAACATCGTCCGGCGCGCATCCCAATTGACGAATCAAATAAAAACCTTGATACGTCATCAGCACCGCGATGCCAGCATAGAGCAGAAAACGACTGCTCCATGCCAAGGCGAAATCGGGAAAGCGCTGAGGATTGATCCAATAACTTCCAAAGAATTCGCGCCACCCGTAGCGCGCTTGCTGCGCTATCGCCAATCGCTGATCGGGCAACGTCGCGACCAGGATAAGTGCGCTGATTAGCGCGATGGCGGCGGGCACCAGGAACGCGGCCAGTGTGAAATGAGCAAGCGCCTGCGCCAGAAACGTGCCGCTGATCATGCCCACCGGCAAACTGATCCCCACAATGCCTGACACCGTGCCGCGCTGCGACACCGGCACCTGATCGGCAAGGATTGCCGCCAGCGCGGCCAATTCTGCGTTATAGGCAAGTTGCGTGATGCACCAGCCGAGCAAGAGGTGCGGAATCGACGCGGCAGTCGCGACGATCACAAGCCCGACTGCCCCGCCCAAGGCGCCTGCAATCAGCCACGGTCGGCGCATTCCGAAACGTGAGGTTGTGCGATCCGATAGCCGTCCAAAAAACGGATTGCCGAACAACGCCATCAACGCACCCACGCCCACCACCAACGACAAGCTGCCGGTTGCATGCACGGGAGCAAGCACGCGTACGCGCATCGCCAATCCCACCAAGATCGGTGGAAGCAACGCCATCCACAGGCCGGTATAAGCCGCGGCGTAGACCACGATAAACGGCCAACTGACGAGACGCCCACGCGAGGTTGCTTCGGCGGTCGCCCCGATCGGCGGGACCCCGGGCATCGCAGATTCGGCTACGTCGTCGATCACCGCCTTCGCATCCCCCTGAAACCGCAAGTCAGGCTCATTGCGAGCCCGACAACGGCGAAGAGCAGATCCTACGGCTTTTCGGGACCTGTCGTGGAGGCGCGTAGCTGTATTTGGTAAGGGACTCGCGCTTTGAGGTGCATGGCCGGGTCGCGGATCGACTGCAAGACGCTTTCGACCGCCATGCAAGCAATTTCGCGGCAGGGTTGGCGCACCGTCGTCAGCGCCGGTGAAATCAATTGCGATACCGGCGTGTCGTCAAAACCGCAGACCGACAAGTCCGCCGGAATGGCCAGCCCGCGTTCGCAAGCCTCGCGTATCACGCCGCACGCCATATCGTCGTTTGCCGCGAAGATCGCCGTGGGTGGGCGCCGCCGGCTGAGCAGCGCTTTACCGCCAGCCAATCCCGATGCGAACGTGAAGTCGCCTTCCACCACCAACGATTCGTCGAAGGCAATACCGGCTTTGCGCAACGCATCGCGATAGCCGCCGAGTCGCCAGGTGCGTGCGCCATGCCCCTTCAATCCGGCGACATGGGCGATGCGTCGATGTCCGAGCGAAATCAAATGCTCGACGATATCCGAGGCGGCCTTGCGCTCGTCGAAACCGATATCGAGGCGCGACTGATTCAACTTCGAAGAGATCGTCACGTAGCGAATGTCGAGCTCATCGAGGCGCTGCAAAAGCCGCGTGTTGTTCGCATGCGGCGGAACCAATACGACTGCGTCCGGACGATGCGTCGCCACGAATCCGTCGACCCTCGCGGTCAAGTCATCCCCCGCTTCGAAAGGATGCAGCACCGCGTTGTACGCCGTGCCGGTGCACGCCTGCAGCATGCCGACAATCAATTCCATGATGTAGCTGGAGCTGGCGGTCGGGTTGTCGTACAGCAGCGCGACCAGATACGAGCGATTCCCCGCCAAGCCGCGCGCCGCCGGATTGGGTACGTAATTGAGCGCGCGGATCGACGCTTCGATTCGTGTGCGCAACGTAGCGCGCACGCTCGGATTGCCGTTAAGGACGCGGGACACCGTCTTGGTGGACACACCGGCGTGCGCCGCAACGTCTTCGATTCTTGCCGGCATGTAGCGCCCTGTCTGTGTGTAACCCGCAATAACCCATGCTAACCCAAGCATAAGGCCCTCAACCATCCATTTCTCATTCTTTTCACATCAAAGTACCAGCGCTGGTATTTTCTGTTGACAGCGCTGGTACATTTGACTAGCGTGCTTGGCGGGCAAAAGCCCGCGTGCTGCGTTGTGCATTGCAAGGGGAAGCAAGGGAGGCGCCTTCACGGAGTCGCCGCAATGCGTTTTGCAGCAACCTCGCCGTCCGCGCCTGGGGAGCGTTTGAGGCACGCGTCGGCGGGTATTCACTGGACATTGGGAGGTTCCGGAATGAAGAAGCAGTCCATCCGTTCGCATGCGCGCAGCGTCAGCCAGCCGTACCGGTTGTCCATCGCCATTGC is a genomic window containing:
- a CDS encoding helix-turn-helix domain-containing protein; the protein is MKIAVLALEGLFDTGLTTVLDALATANTLAQWMGISTPGFDVTVMGVRPQVRTALGLQVPVRDAANAPTPEWVIVPALGNIVAEQLLPALGRDDVVDALGVLRRWHGAGARLAAACTGTFVLAESGLLNGCEATTTWWLSPVFRQRYPDVCLDAHRLVVPSGAMVTAGAALSHLDLALWLIRNNSPELAALAAKYLVYDTRLSQSGYVISDHLAHSDPLVERFDRWVRERLDSALTLDAIAESLGTSKRTLSRRLDAVVGKTPVEYIQDLRIERAVQLLKTSKLSVDQIAGEVGYADGVTLRTLLRRRLGKGIRELRPRE
- a CDS encoding antibiotic biosynthesis monooxygenase gives rise to the protein MVKCGLFVRLEAKPGKEQAVADFLAAGLDMTNREAATPIWFAIQLSPATFGVFDAFANEAGRQAHLNGDMAKALMARAGELLATPPSVEPIDVLAMKNELG
- a CDS encoding alpha/beta hydrolase, which codes for MHALRKKIAVALLLALGGPMAHAAATPAAKDIVIVHGALVDGSGWHAVHDILIKDGFHVTIVQEPLTSLADDVDATKRVLDQQNGPVVLVGHSYGGSVITEAGADPKVSALVYVSALQPDVGEASGQLLSKFAAPNDAMRATPDKYFYLPAEKFRATYAADLSPAQAAFLADSQQPLAQKAMAAPISVAAWHTKPSYAVLTTEDRIVSPELQRWMYQRSNAKVTEIAASHASFMSQPVTVARVIEAAAKQTN
- a CDS encoding cytochrome c biogenesis protein DipZ, whose amino-acid sequence is MFLLILAYFGGVLTILSPCILPVLPFVFARADRPFTRNGLPMLIGMALTFALVASLAAVGGGWAIRANQYGRIVALAVLAVLGLTLMSERIADWISRPFVALGNKLAPHGDSENDSVLSAAALGVATGLLWAPCAGPILGLLLTGAALNGANVQTTLLLLVYATGAATSLALALAIGGRVFALMKRSLGVGEWVRRGLGLLVLAGVAAIALGLDAGFLTRVSLISMSGIEQTLINAIRPAPAEQTTVKAGASLPVEGDFPSLDGATQWINSPPLTAQSLRGKVVLVDFWTYSCINCIRALPYVRGWADKYKDHGLVVIGVHSPEFAFEKDPRNVADAIKNLHVDYPVALDDHYAIWKGFDNAYWPAHYFIDAQGQIRHHHFGEGDYKQSEDVIRRMLADAGQKNLPGGYVQPDAQGAEAAGSGDATRSPETYLGYDRAENFAGGSVTQDRSSTYQVPLALTANQWALDGHWTINKESVRLDSNLGRIVYRFRARDLHVVLGPGHDGKPVRFRVLIDGKVPGVDHGADIDADGNGAVTAQRLYQLVRLANDRGEHTFEILFLDPGVQAYAFTFG
- a CDS encoding beta-1,3-glucanase family protein, whose translation is MQQSNASKARSTLALSSLCTAICAALSTTALTVAPIQTVHAQATCAVAWSASAVYTQGQTASENGINYVANWWTQGNDPATNNGGAGSGQPWTSQGSCGSSPAPAPTPTPTPTPTPTPTPTPTPTPTPAPSESYGAIDEAGGVAQFYADGGAWADLHYTLAGGSQLNVRMSNSGTDNTYQVSGLANGEQVSYWFTIGQSDGSAVNTSTQTLTYSAPAPSPTPTPTPSPSGPVFPTAGTTFNLINATNGTYADSQVYWTMVGQDPAHPGTFVHVDCAGDLIPMAPGDNGALSKNGQSYANYSIPFSQCKSFTVPQILSARIYLSVASPMYIQAVGNPVYGYTGPNIDNPSDPNIDVTFDFVEVNINATNFYGNTTRVDQFGMPIRLELQDPSGYDHTVGETESRAALFQEFVAQVPQPFQSLAQVQAPYRIVAPAHGSFGAGGAQATYLDSYIQSIWNQYRTQSLVFTDAQGTFTGNVVGNQFQFTDGQGTYYINNMPTTQEVLLGNGVLNDASNAAAGVATAKQLQIQAQLCAALNRHVAENAAAWSTSGDFYNSTPTNSYSSFWHAHSINGLTYGFPYDDVGGFSSSLIGANPTVATITVGW
- a CDS encoding MFS transporter; translated protein: MIDDVAESAMPGVPPIGATAEATSRGRLVSWPFIVVYAAAYTGLWMALLPPILVGLAMRVRVLAPVHATGSLSLVVGVGALMALFGNPFFGRLSDRTTSRFGMRRPWLIAGALGGAVGLVIVATAASIPHLLLGWCITQLAYNAELAALAAILADQVPVSQRGTVSGIVGISLPVGMISGTFLAQALAHFTLAAFLVPAAIALISALILVATLPDQRLAIAQQARYGWREFFGSYWINPQRFPDFALAWSSRFLLYAGIAVLMTYQGFYLIRQLGCAPDDVPRLIFLSTLVQSCAVAIFSALGGGLSDAVGRRKVFVSGAALVYALALLMIAFAPSYALFFAGMAIGGAAQGVYLAAGLALVTDVLPERETCAAGNLGIFNIASVLPQSLMPAIAPGILWASGGSFATLFAVAAVLVALSAWTIRPVRGVR
- a CDS encoding LacI family DNA-binding transcriptional regulator, producing MPARIEDVAAHAGVSTKTVSRVLNGNPSVRATLRTRIEASIRALNYVPNPAARGLAGNRSYLVALLYDNPTASSSYIMELIVGMLQACTGTAYNAVLHPFEAGDDLTARVDGFVATHRPDAVVLVPPHANNTRLLQRLDELDIRYVTISSKLNQSRLDIGFDERKAASDIVEHLISLGHRRIAHVAGLKGHGARTWRLGGYRDALRKAGIAFDESLVVEGDFTFASGLAGGKALLSRRRPPTAIFAANDDMACGVIREACERGLAIPADLSVCGFDDTPVSQLISPALTTVRQPCREIACMAVESVLQSIRDPAMHLKARVPYQIQLRASTTGPEKP